The proteins below come from a single Metarhizium brunneum chromosome 1, complete sequence genomic window:
- the TIM50 gene encoding Mitochondrial import inner membrane translocase subunit TIM50 yields MLSRIARAPRLGMLAAQLSQSAASPALRSRQTAVFVSPWMRSFASNNKNIGGGEGQSRPESSTQPKSDSKPSASQNTPPSNETEAESSQPSKEAEPIPFHKLPDLTQGIPSTLDAELRKQSGQATSALEAVEQEESEGRGKRERAEYVSTSDRNRKWWARFMLAAAAAGASFGVLYMGRDWDDAIEVERHSDIPNGWSPTLWWQRARARMGESVSYYQDPAFDKLLPDPDPSFERPYTLCLSLDDLLVHSEWTRDHGWRVAKRPGMDYFVRYLSQYYELVLFTTVPFAMGEPIVRKLDPFRFIMWPLYREATKFEDGEIVKDLSYLNRDLSKVIIIDTKAQHVRKQPENAIVIDPWKGDPKDNDLVGLIPFLEYIHTMQYSDVRKVLKSFEGKHIPTEFSRREAIARKEFNKQLEQKKKHSKGSGVGALSNLLGLKSSNMSMTMAPEGEQNPSEAFAQGKMLQDIARERGQRNYELLEKEIRENGEKWLKEEQVALEKAQQEAMSSMMGSFSGWFGPKPGDVAGAGASAGAGAEKKA; encoded by the exons ATGCTGTCGAGAATAGCCCGCGCCCCGCGCCTGGGCATGTTGGCTGCTCAATTGTCACAGTCCGCTGCATCGCCGGCTTTACGAAGTAGACAGACAGCCGTATTCGTCTCCCCCTGGATGCGGTCGTTTGccagcaacaacaaaaaTATTGGCGGGGGCGAAGGCCAGAGTCGTCCAGAGTCGTCCACGCAACCGAAATCCGACTCCAAACCCTCTGCTTCGCAGAACACTCCGCCCTCCAATGAAACCGAAGCCGAATCATCCCAGCCTTCAAAAGAGGCTGAACCGATCCCTTTCCACAAACTTCCTGATTTGACACAGGGTATTCCATCGACCCTCGACGCAGAACTGCGCAAACAGTCGGGCCAGGCCACGTCTGCTCTTGAAGCCGTTGAGCAGGAAGAATCCGAGGGCCGTGGCAAGCGGGAGCGCGCCGAGTATGTGTCGACAAGTGACCGCAACCGAAAATGGTGGGCGCGATTTatgctggctgccgccgccgccggagcATCCTTTGGGGTTCTTTACATGGGTCGTGACTGGGATGATGCCATCGAAGTCGAGCGCCATAGTGATATTCCCAATGGCTGGAGTCCCACGCTGTGGTGGCAGAGGGCCAGAGCCCGTATGGGCGAGTCGGTGTCCTATTACCAAGATCCGGCATTCGACAAACTGCTTCCAGACCCCGATCCCAGCTTCGAGCGACCCTACACTCTCTGCCTAAGCTTAGACGACCTCTTAGTACACAGCGAGTGGACCCGAGACCACGGCTGGAGAGTAGCTAAGCGACCGGGAATGGACTACTTTGTTCGATATCTCAGCCAGTACTACGAGCTGGTTCTTTTCACGACTGTTCCGTTTGCTATGGGCGAACCCATTGTCCGCAAGTTGGATCCCTTCCGTTTCATCATGTGGCCGCTGTACCGCGAAGCCACCAAgtttgaagacggcgagaTTGTCAAG GACTTGTCGTACCTCAACCGAGACCTCTCCAAGGTCATCATTATCGACACTAAGGCACAGCACGTCCGCAAGCAGCCGGAGAATGCCATCGTGATAGATCCTTGGAAGGGGGACCCCAAGGACAACGATCTGGTTGGGTTGATCCCTTTCCTCGAATACATCCACACGATGCAATACTCGGATGTGCGCAAGGTCCTAAAGTCGTTCGAGGGCAAGCACATCCCTACCGAGTTTTCCCGACGTGAGGCTATTGCAAGGAAGGAGTTCAACAAGCAGCtggagcaaaagaagaaacatTCCAAGGGATCCGGCGTCGGGGCACTTAGCAACCTTCTCGGACTGAAATCCAGCAACATGAGCATGACAATGGCTCCCGAAGGCGAGCAGAACCCATCAGAGGCCTTTGCCCAAGGCAAGATGTTGCAGGACATTGCCAGAGAGCGAGGGCAGCGCAACTACGAGCTTTTGGAGAAGGAAATCCGCGAAAACGGCGAGAAGTGGCTCAAGGAAGAGCAGGTCGCTTTGGAGAAGGCCCAACAAGAGGCCATGAGCAGTATGATGGGCTCCTTCTCCGGCTGGTTTGGACCCAAGCCCGGCGACGTAGCTGGCGCCGGTGCCAGcgccggtgctggtgctgaaAAGAAGGCATAA
- the vts1 gene encoding Vacuolar protein sorting-associated protein vts1, producing the protein MSAEPLPPPLKIPEVSRFINRANQLRTIKPAIAYWCEYHAVNQIVTKSLHTTDDDCFAYTKGLIERLEATKTERADDEAIVDNTAGQAYVEQFAQETFSRAERTLRANKVSRQTADTFDAAATFFDLTHEWGTPEPEIIKKIKFAKWNAARILKAIREGKDPNETNPQVQEDEGSEPVLSPTDPAVQQIMSPPVASVEDAPDDGEPPIAPVQEGYFPPTTAQPEPFVPSPLTQSPGPPASVMHPPPAQVSPAPSPDVHPPQQSPQIPTKLPPPEPSAPTPSAWNNVPSAPPPSAPTPQYVPPTVAPAPAPVRQAGPPAPSAPTGFAPNHKSIEQAQKHAKWAISALNFEDVPTAVQELRNALGMLGAQ; encoded by the exons atgaGCGCCGAGCCTCTGCCCCCGCCTCTCAAGATCCCCGAGGTCAGCCGGTTTATCAACCGCGCAAACCAGCTGCGCACAATTAAACCTGCTATAGCATATTGGT GCGAGTACCATGCGGTCAACCAAATCGTTACCAAGAGCCTCCACACTACCGACGACGATTGCTTTGCATACACAAAAGGCTTGATTGAGCGCTTGGAGGCAACCAAGACCGAGCGCGCAGATGACGAGGCCATCGTGGATAACACTGCCGGCCAGGCATACGTCGAGCAGTTTGCTCAGGAAACATTTAGTCGAGCCGAGAGGACTCTGCGAGCCAACAAGGTCTCGAG ACAGACGGCAGATACGTTTGATGCGGCCGCCACCTTCTTTGACCTTACCCATGAGTGGGGTACCCCCGAACCCGAAATCATCAAAAAGATCAAGTTTGCGAAATGGAATGCCGCGCGCATTCTGAAAGCCATACGGGAGGGCAAAGACCCCAACGAGACCAATCCCCAGGTtcaagaagacgagggctCCGAACCAGTTCTTAGCCCTACCGACCCGGCAGTTCAGCAAATAATGAGCCCGCCAGTTGCGTCTGTAGAAGACGCTCCTGATGACGGGGAGCCTCCTATTGCGCCAGTCCAGGAAGGTTACTTCCCACCGACCACTGCCCAACCGGAACCATTTGTTCCTTCACCGTTGACTCAGAGTCCCGGTCCGCCAGCTTCAGTAATGCATCCTCCGCCGGCCCAGGTATCGCCTGCGCCATCACCAGACGTACACCCTCCGCAACAATCTCCTCAGATACCCACGAAACTACCGCCGCCCGAGCCCTCTGCTCCCACGCCCTCGGCATGGAACAACGTACCCAGTGCACCTCCTCCCTCCGCGCCTACTCCCCAATATGTGCCGCCTACTGttgcgccagcgccagctccTGTTCGCCAGGCGGGCCCCCCAGCGCCGAGTGCGCCCACGGGCTTCGCGCCCAATCATAAGAGCATTGAGCAAGCGCAAAAGCACGCCAAATGGGCCATATCAGCGCTGAACTTTGAGGATGTGCCTACTGCGGTCCAAGAATTACGAAATGCTTTAGGGATGCTGGGTGCTCAATGA
- the ski6 gene encoding Exosome complex component ski6 produces MPLDTSTYSLALLRVDGRRWNELRRLHAQIRTQDAADGSSYFEMGHTKVMCVVTGPSEQQQAQAQAQRRGGQAPGRDAASIIVNVVIAGFSSVDRKKRARSDKRTQEIEITIAKALSSTVHTHLFPHSSITVSLHVLSQDGSLLAALINAATLAVIDAGIPMTDYIAACTAGSTSSYAAGDDSADPLLDLNNQEEQELPFLTVASLGDSDRVVALVCESRVQVSRLEGMLVVGLDGCKQVKMLLDKAIKDRGVKMIREGAVQRSDTVAMELDE; encoded by the exons ATGCCCCTCGACACATCCACATACtccctcgccctcctgcGCGTCGACGGCCGCCGCTGGAACGAactccgccgcctccacgCCCAGATCCGCAcccaagatgccgccgacggaTCGTCCTACTTCGAAATGGGCCACACAAAAGTAATGTGCGTCGTGACCGGCCCGtcggagcagcagcaggcccAGGCCCAAGCGCAACGGCGAGGCGGACAGGCGCCAGGCCGCGACGCCGCCTCCATCATTGTCAACGTCGTCATTGCCGGCTTCTCCAGCGTTGACCGCAAGAAGCGCGCGCGGAGCGACAA ACGCACTCAAGAGATTGAAATCACCATTGCCAAGGCGCTTTCCTCCACCGTCCATACGCATCTCTTCCCGCACTCTTCCATCACGGTGTCGCTGCACGTCCTGTCACAGGACGGCTCTCTCCTTGCCGCTCTGATCAACGCCGCCACTCTTGCCGTCATTGACGCCGGCATCCCGATGACGGACTATATTGCTGCCTGCACCGCCGGATCGACGTCTTCTTATGCCGCCGGTGACGATTCCGCCGATCCTCTGCTGGACCTCAACAaccaggaggagcaggagcttCCCTTCCTCACGGTAGCGTCGCTCGGCGACAGTGATCGTGTTGTCGCTCTTGTCTGCGAGAGCCGCGTCCAGGTCAGCCGTCTAGAGGGCATGCTCGTCGTTGGCTTGGACGGGTGCAAGCAGGTCAAGATGCTTCTCGACAAAGCTATCAAGGACAGGGGAGTCAAGATGATCAGGGAAGGCGCTGTACAACGAAGCGATACCGTGGCCATGGAGTTGGATGAGTAA
- the RDR1_1 gene encoding Protein RDR1, which yields MPKRSYGAVQQGAAKNRLRAYAACTECRRRKRKCDGKEPCSSCHGYGYTCVYHVASDSALSADDANGSIEGSSSSNVTHTTLGRAMAHDGLPPLYPSRPSRPSPSKPPPAQEPRSTEVFVSKQKGRYINAHSAVALPHLVGSCLGAEVPPRLHSFAWNLGTRPERKWAIHTPLSSFTTLADCQRLASVYFNAVHPMFPFLAEESFSQRLSSLWGSLESRPNFAAVVAAVAALGSFFANPSHPKEEALVDYAFSILDMGLSTPISLLDMDSVAGWILRTLYIRLTTRPAVACLASQTAMHAAEILSLHRDISERHTTTTSSREALFSKDELESRRRHYWVAWCLNCLLSVEYGLGSVKLSLATCSPPSSSPGVYIEHLVSLAQVLDSVETEVENCLNTQAMADCFLQLQSIASESALVCLFKAEVCVGILRRYVSAALRPSKTITKSSIAILEKALDSIDGLLSAHQFWWNLLSVPFQTVCIILQFDTDSYLTLLPTAMGVLRNLSQKLDTHLTKEALCTAQQLVALSRDNTQAKAKLKTDALGDCPYNTGINWPSMDEAFDFENWPLGLDFLYNSQ from the coding sequence ATGCCAAAACGAAGCTACGGCGCTGTGCAACAGGGCGCAGCCAAGAACCGGCTCAGGGCATATGCAGCCTGTACCGAATGCCGGCGGCGCAAGCGGAAATGTGATGGCAAAGAGCCGTGCTCGTCGTGCCATGGATACGGCTATACCTGCGTTTATCACGTCGCTTCCGATTCCGCGCTTTCCGCAGACGACGCAAATGGCAGCATTgagggcagcagcagcagcaacgtcACTCACACAACCCTTGGCcgcgccatggcccatgacGGCCTTCCGCCTCTATACCCATCACGCCCATCACGCCCATCACCGTccaagccgccgccggcgcaggaGCCTCGCTCAACAGAAGTCTTTGTCAGCAAGCAAAAGGGCCGATACATCAACGCCCACAGCGCCGTTGCTCTACCTCATCTTGTCGGCTCTTGTCTCGGTGCCGAGGTGCCGCCACGCCTTCACTCCTTTGCCTGGAATCTGGGCACTCGACCAGAGCGAAAATGGGCCATCCATACCCCCCTATCAAGCTTCACGACCTTGGCGGATTGTCAGCGCCTGGCTTCCGTCTACTTCAATGCTGTTCATCCCATGTTCCCCTTCCTGGCCGAGGAATCCTTTTCCCAGAGACTATCCAGTCTTTGGGGCTCGCTAGAGTCCCGACCAAACTttgcggccgtcgtcgcagCTGTGGCCGCGCTCGGGTCGTTCTTTGCAAATCCTAGTCACCCCAAGGAAGAAGCCCTGGTTGACTACGCATTCTCCATTCTGGATATGGGACTATCCACCCCCATATCCTTGCTAGATATGGACTCAGTCGCAGGATGGATACTGCGAACCTTGTATATTCGTCTCACCACCCGACCCGCTGTGGCTTGTCTGGCTAGTCAGACGGCCATGCATGCTGCCGAGATTCTGAGCCTGCACCGCGACATCTCCGAAAGAcacacaaccaccacctctTCTCGCGAGGCTCTCTTCAGCAAAGACGAGCTCGAaagccgtcgacgccatTACTGGGTGGCCTGGTGCCTGAATTGCCTGCTTAGTGTCGAGTATGGACTTGGCTCAGTGAAGCTCTCGCTGGCTACCTGCTCGCCTCCTTCGTCTAGCCCCGGTGTCTATATCGAGCACCTCGTGTCCCTCGCGCAGGTTCTAGACTCGGTCGAGACAGAAGTGGAAAACTGTCTGAATACgcaagccatggccgactGTTTCCTGCAACTTCAAAGTATAGCCAGTGAGTCTGCGTTGGTCTGCCTCTTCAAAGCGGAGGTCTGTGTTGGCATTTTGAGGCGGTACGTGTCCGCAGCTCTTCGCCCCAGCAAAACAATTACCAAGTCGTCTATTGCTATATTGGAAAAGGCCTTGGACAGCATCGACGGACTATTATCTGCGCACCAATTTTGGTGGAACTTGCTGAGCGTTCCGTTCCAGACTGTTTGCATCATCCTGCAATTTGATACGGACAGCTATTTGACCTTGCTGCCGACGGCTATGGGAGTTCTACGCAATCTTTCGCAGAAGCTAGATACGCATCTTACAAAAGAAGCCTTGTGCACTGCTCAGCAGTTGGTCGCCCTGTCTAGGGACAACACccaagccaaggcaaaaCTCAAGACGGATGCGTTGGGAGATTGTCCATACAACACAGGTATAAACTGGCCGTCGATGGATGAGGCATTTGACTTTGAGAATTGGCCGTTGGGTCTGGACTTTCTCTATAATAGTCAATGA
- the LOT6 gene encoding NAD(P)H-dependent FMN reductase LOT6 — MATTTGRVYRIAIVTCSVRAPRLNPFISQYVRDTISPSPTGIALNTIDLQDQALPLCDEPEIPSHLPPDDPTPYYRNEHTRRWSETVRGYDAFIFVTPQYNWSITASLKNALDYLFYEWKGKPTAVVTYGGKGGGKAADHLRQILTGLQMRVAKSTAQLTVTSKTLEDCLRLDEINGADTERWRKDGMEAELQSAFKELVDMLQGGQ; from the coding sequence ATGGCCACAACCACCGGCAGAGTCTACCGCATTGCAATTGTCACCTGTAGTGTGCGAGCACCGCGTCTCAACCCTTTCATTTCGCAATACGTTCGCGACACGATCTCGCCATCTCCAACTGGCATCGCTCTAAATACAATAGATCTCCAGGACCAGGCATTGCCCCTATGTGACGAGCCCGAGATCCCGTCTCACCTACCCCCGGATGACCCGACACCGTATTACAGGAACGAGCACACCAGGCGGTGGTCAGAGACTGTCCGCGGCTACGATGCATTCATCTTCGTCACTCCTCAATACAACTGGAGTATAACTGCGAGCTTAAAGAATGCTCTCGATTATCTATTTTATGAGTGGAAGGGAAAGCCAACGGCTGTGGTGACGTACGGTGGAAAAGGGGGCGGCAAGGCAGCCGACCATCTGCGACAAATCCTTACCGGTTTGCAGATGCGCGTTGCGAAATCCACGGCGCAATTGACTGTGACTTCGAAAACTTTGGAGGACTGTCTAAGGCTCGATGAGATCAATGGGGCAGACACAGAACGGTGGCGCAAGGATGGGATGGAAGCTGAATTGCAGAGTGCGTTCAAAGAGCTGGTAGATATGCTACAGGGCGGACAGTGA